TGTGGGGGCGCCATGAATGATTTCTTCGCGCCGGCGGCCGCCGGCTGGGATAGCCTCCTTGAAAAAGTTTAAAAAGATCTACATCGAGATCACCAACCACTGCAATCTCGCCTGCAGTTTCTGCCATCGCAGCCAGCGTCCCCAGGCCTTCATGTCGCCATCGACCTTCGCAGCGGTCATCCGGCAGCTGGAGGGGTTCACCGAGCATCTCTATCTGCATGTGCTGGGCGAACCCCTGCTCCATCCCGACCTCGCAGCTCTTCTGGACCTCTGCCACCATCAGGGGCTGCGGGTCAATCTGACCACCAACGGCACCCTGCTGGAGCGCTGCCAAGCAGTACTTCTGGGCAGCGCCGCCTTGCGGCAGGTCAATATCTCCCTGCATAGTTTCGAAGAGATGGCCGGGGAGGGGCTGAATTCCTACCTGGATGAGATTCTGAATTTTGTCCATCTGGCTCGGGCTTCTACACCCCTGCTCATCAACCTGCGCCTCTGGAAGCTGCCGCCGCACCCAGGCAGCGCAGAGGTGGAGGCGCATTATCGCATCATCCTCCGCCTGGAGACGTGCTTCCCTCAGGCGGCCCCGATTCGGGTCGAACGCGCGGCAGGGCAGGGGATTACCCTGGCGCCCGGCGTCTTTCTCAGCCAGGCCCCGCAATTTACCTGGCCGCATGCCTCACGGCAGGATTTCGGCGAGCGCGGCGCCTGCCGTGGTCTCAAGGATCATCTCGCCATTCTCGTGGACGGCACCGTGGTCCCCTGCTGCCTCGATGCCGAGGCCGATATCCCGCTGGGAAATATCCTGCAGACGCCTTTGGCTCACATCCTCTCCTCGCCCCGCGCCACGGCCTTGTCTCAAGGGTTTTCCCAGCGTCGGCTGGTTGAGTCCCTCTGCCGCCGCTGTTCTTTTCGGCAGCGATTCTGAGCGCAAAACCGTCGCTGCCTTTTGTCCGGGCAAAGTGATGCTAGAATGAATCGGTAGATTCTTTATCAGCATGAAAGCGAGAAAGGACACCCCATGACAGAAGATAAAATCCGGCTGGGCATCAGTTCCTGTCTGCTCGGCGAGAAGGTGCGTTTTGACGGGGGGCACAAGCGGGACCCCTTTCTGACCGATTCTCTCGGTGCCTATGTCGAGTATGTGCCGGTCTGTCCCGAGGTTGAGGTGGGATTGCCGATCCCGCGGGAGACCCTGCGCCTGGTGGGGGAGGTCGACGCGCCGCGGCTGGTCTTTTCGAAAAGCGGCGAGGATATTACCGAGCGCATGCAGACCTGGGCGGCCAAAAAAGTGCGGGCGCTGGAGGCGGAGGGGCTGTGCGGTTTTATCTTCAAATCCAAGTCGCCGAGCAGCGGCATGGAGCGGGTCAAGGTCTATGATGGCAACGGCGTGCCCAGCTTGAAAGGGGTGGGGATTTTCGCCCGCGCCTTCATGGATCATTTTCCGCTGCTGCCGGTGGAAGAGGAAGGTCGGCTGCACGATCCGGTGCTGAGGGAGAATTTTATCGAGGCGATCTTTACGTTCAAACGCTGGCGGCAGCTGCTCGCCGCCGGTGGCAGCGCCGGGCGGCTGGTGGCTTTCCACACCGCCCACAAGCTGCAGATCATGAGCCACAGCGTTGAAATCTATCGGGAGATCGGCAAGCTGGTGGCGACGGCAGGCCGCCTGAGTGAGCAGGAGCTTTTCGATGGCTATCTGCTGCTGCTGGCCAAGGCCATGCGCCAGAAGCCGACGCTGGCCAAGCATACCAACGTGCTGCAGCACATCCTCGGCTATTTCAAGAAGCAGCTCAGTGCCGACGAGAAGCAGGAGGTGCTGGAGATCATCAATCGCTACCGGCGGGGAGAAATCCCCCTGATCGTACCTGTCACCCTGCTCAACCATTTCGTGCGCAAATACGATCAGCCCTACCTGCGGGACCAGGTCTATCTCAACCCCCACCCGCTGGAGCTGCGGCTGCGCAACCACGCCTGAAGAAGGGAGGACTCCTTCAGGTCAGGCTGGCCAGCTGCCCCTGATGGCGGTAGACGATGCGGTTGCGGCCCTGCTCCTTGGCCTGGTAGAGCAGACGGTCAGCTTCGCCCACCAGGTCGCTGGCAGCCCTCTCCCGGTCGGGGGTGACGGTCGCCAAACCGACGCTGATCGTCAGGGTCGGTTGCGTAGGCGCCTTCTCATTGGGGATTCCCAGGGCGCGGACCGCGTCCATAGCCTTGGCGACCAGGGGCAGAGCCTGCTTCTGGTCGGTGTTGCCGAACACCAGGACGAACTCTTCCCCGCCGTAGCGGGCGCACAGATCTTCGGGACGCTGGCTGAACTGGTTTAGCACCCTGGCGACCTGGATCAGACAGTCGTCGCCGGCCTGGTGGCCATAGGTGTCGTTGAACATTTTGAAGTGGTCGATATCGAACATGGCCAGAGTGACAGGCTGTTCATGGCGGACCGCCCGCCGCCATTCCCCCTGCAGAAATTCATCCAAGTGACGACGGTTGGCGATCCCCGTCAGACCGTCGAGGCGGGTCCTTTTGCGCACTTCCTCCTCGGCCAGCTTTCGTTCCGTGATGTTCTGATGAGAGATGACGTACAGGGACGTTTCGCGGAGGTGCAGGGGGGTGACGCGCATCATGAACCAGCGCAGCTGGCTGGGGCTGTGGCAAGGATACTCCAGGTAAAACAGCTCCTTTTTTCCGTCGATGACCTTCTTGATCCCCTCCAGCGCCTGCAGACCAAAATCCTCGCCCGCCTCCGTCGCCTGCCGGCAGACGTCCAGGTAGTTGACCTCCGCCCAAGAAGTCAGCTCGGGGCCCTCGTTCTGGCAGCAGAAATCCACCCAGGGTCGGTTGACAAAGACAATACCGCCGTCGTTGCGGATAACCACGATGTGTTCGGTGAGGGAATCGATCACCTGTTTAAGGAAGGCGGGGCTGTCGACCGGGGAGCAATCCGTTGTCATGAGGCCTATCCTTGGAGGAATAGATGGATGGAAAAAGTTTCCCTTTAGTCCGGAAGCGTCGAGAGGCGTAAAAAACGCACCTCCTCGGTGCTGTCAACCGCTACGGGGATGAGGAGAAAGGCCAGCCCCGCTACCGAGGTCTGCTGGCGCGCCTTGCCCTGGCCAGCGGTGTCAAGGCCCAGCTCGATCACTTGCCGGTAAGCGCCGAGCAGAGGCTCGCCCGGTTTCAGACCAGCCATGCCCGCCTGCGTTCCGAGCAGCAGGAGGCCGTCCTCAATCTCGAAGTCTTTTCCTTCGATATAACGACCGGACTTGATCATCTGGCGCCCCTGGTGGGCCGTCACTTCCACCACATCAGCCGCTGTCTGAATCACCGTGATGGTGTCGATCTCCGCATGATTCAAGGACGCGTCGTCCGGCCAGAGCAGGGCGGAGAGGTAGACCGGCCGATACCGTTCATCCCCTTCGCCCCTGTTTTGGTAGACCCCGCCGATTTCCCGCAGGCTGCTGACGGACGCAAAGGGGCGATTGTCCGCAGGTGTTGCGGTAGTGGAGGCGCAGGCTCCGAGGAAAAGGAGGGCGCTCAGAAGGATAGCGATGGGCGGTTTCATGCAGAAAGCATACACGATTCCAAGTCGCTGGTCTTCGCAGCGCCATTTTTTCTGTCAGCTAAGCTTTCTTGACAAATTCGGATTTGAGCTGCATGGCGCCGAAACCGTCGATCCGGCAGTCGATATTGTGATCCCCGTCGATGAGGCGGATGCTCTTCACGCGGGTGCCGACCTTGAGCGCCGATGAGGCTCCCTTGACTTTGAGGTCTTTGATGATGGTGACGGCGTCGCCGTCCTGGAGTTCGTTGCCGAAGGCGTCGCGGACGACGGGCTTCTCTTCCGTCGTCTCGGACCCCGCGTCCTGCGGCCATTCGTGGGCGCATTCGGGACAGACGTAGAGGGGGCCGTCTTCATAGGTGTAGGTGCCGTGGCATTGGGGGCATTCGGGGAGTGTGCTCATGGAAAACTCTTTCGGTTGGTTGACTATAAGATCGATGGATGAACGGAGCATACCCTGTTTGCCCGCTGAACGGAACCCGCAAAGTGTCGTGGGGAATTCTGTCGGGCTCCACCCCCTTTTCTCAGCATTGCTCGAACAGCTTGTTTTTGCGTGGAAAACGGGACTATAATTCGGCCTGAATTGGACTCTTGAATCCCTTGGAGGGAGTTAGGCATGAAAAGACGTTTCGGGGTGTGGCGGACCCTTTTATTGATGGGCTTGCTGGCGGCGGGATCCTTGGCGGATGGAG
The sequence above is a segment of the Desulfuromonas sp. KJ2020 genome. Coding sequences within it:
- a CDS encoding radical SAM/SPASM domain-containing protein, with protein sequence MKKFKKIYIEITNHCNLACSFCHRSQRPQAFMSPSTFAAVIRQLEGFTEHLYLHVLGEPLLHPDLAALLDLCHHQGLRVNLTTNGTLLERCQAVLLGSAALRQVNISLHSFEEMAGEGLNSYLDEILNFVHLARASTPLLINLRLWKLPPHPGSAEVEAHYRIILRLETCFPQAAPIRVERAAGQGITLAPGVFLSQAPQFTWPHASRQDFGERGACRGLKDHLAILVDGTVVPCCLDAEADIPLGNILQTPLAHILSSPRATALSQGFSQRRLVESLCRRCSFRQRF
- a CDS encoding DUF523 and DUF1722 domain-containing protein → MTEDKIRLGISSCLLGEKVRFDGGHKRDPFLTDSLGAYVEYVPVCPEVEVGLPIPRETLRLVGEVDAPRLVFSKSGEDITERMQTWAAKKVRALEAEGLCGFIFKSKSPSSGMERVKVYDGNGVPSLKGVGIFARAFMDHFPLLPVEEEGRLHDPVLRENFIEAIFTFKRWRQLLAAGGSAGRLVAFHTAHKLQIMSHSVEIYREIGKLVATAGRLSEQELFDGYLLLLAKAMRQKPTLAKHTNVLQHILGYFKKQLSADEKQEVLEIINRYRRGEIPLIVPVTLLNHFVRKYDQPYLRDQVYLNPHPLELRLRNHA
- a CDS encoding sensor domain-containing diguanylate cyclase; this translates as MTTDCSPVDSPAFLKQVIDSLTEHIVVIRNDGGIVFVNRPWVDFCCQNEGPELTSWAEVNYLDVCRQATEAGEDFGLQALEGIKKVIDGKKELFYLEYPCHSPSQLRWFMMRVTPLHLRETSLYVISHQNITERKLAEEEVRKRTRLDGLTGIANRRHLDEFLQGEWRRAVRHEQPVTLAMFDIDHFKMFNDTYGHQAGDDCLIQVARVLNQFSQRPEDLCARYGGEEFVLVFGNTDQKQALPLVAKAMDAVRALGIPNEKAPTQPTLTISVGLATVTPDRERAASDLVGEADRLLYQAKEQGRNRIVYRHQGQLASLT
- a CDS encoding zinc ribbon domain-containing protein YjdM, coding for MSTLPECPQCHGTYTYEDGPLYVCPECAHEWPQDAGSETTEEKPVVRDAFGNELQDGDAVTIIKDLKVKGASSALKVGTRVKSIRLIDGDHNIDCRIDGFGAMQLKSEFVKKA